One region of Acropora muricata isolate sample 2 chromosome 13, ASM3666990v1, whole genome shotgun sequence genomic DNA includes:
- the LOC136896744 gene encoding uncharacterized protein, with the protein MEEFEKQLEVKRKLELVQDEAERLKFKAGERRKTHEAMDEAARLAAEAAIFEKVQSEDHDPEALPNQLLDFADESLECEQSAAVVGHLPIIPKPLNGISHEAEVNRGNVMSSYVTAEVVKSSSLQQPKPAVSFEVPERPRSDKTKETMPSYHSWIGDLQEQPSALTSTNNQKPLFCGHSAHDSLPKLRLDKFDGDPLHLSDWSSIVHDANVSLNGKMQHLQNSVTGRAKSAIEGYGYGGGSYYEALKELESRFGKPSLVVKVTLDRLRKTARVQNDKPQEVRNLSDVVSTTVWTLKKFGYKSDLKAERNISLAVEKLSQELKIKWKDNTKATNLERPSLVHFSWWLKGQADIYDDCYPKVSGRFSSQPPKNKTRFGGSRGMIDRQNTFLSNFVSRPKPTNSSCVMGDGQGHQLSSCPKFKALSVQERIDEVRKHGLCFSCPSPQHWLSNCSNQKQCGVNGCSRSHNALLHKLRNVASIENSDIVSATNPVVQTAVGSCTEHSKSSHRSSHTSVLLQVVPVTLYGPKGYFNAHAMLDTGSTCNLLLADVAEKLGLDGPFESVLLNGIQKTSELLTKRINMQVGPVNDFDTQYDVNGVLLVNHLNVPEEKVKLQELQGKWPHLSDLELPDVAWTRVTLLPGSDVAELIVPLEIRRGPKDSPVGVHTRIGWTVTGRVPGYVQRQESVCKVHVATPDEELNENPRRLEFLEKRLSRDPELATNYKKTIDMDLEKGYIKRLTKEEAGALVTRKWYPPHHPVVNPKKPGKVRQVCDAAAKFQGSSLNSHLLSGPDLLNNLVGIFMLFREENGSTFRRH; encoded by the exons ATGGAGGAGTTCGAAAAACAACTGGAGGTTAAAAGAAAGCTTGAACTTGTTCAAGACGAAGCTGAAAGGCTCAAATTCAAGGCtggagaaagaagaaagactcATGAAGCCATGGACGAGGCTGCACGCCTCGCAGCAGAAGcagcaatctttgaaaaagTGCAAAGTGAAGATCATGACCCTGAAGCTCTACCCAATCAATTGCTTGATTTTGCCGATGAATCTTTGGAATGTGAACAATCAGCTGCTGTGGTGGGACACTTACCCATAATCCCTAAGCCTCTCAATGGTATTTCCCATGAAGCGGAAGTGAATCGTGGAAATGTAATGTCAAGCTACGTCACTGCAGAAGTTGTtaaatcatcatcattacaaCAGCCAAAGCCAGCTGTTTCATTCGAGGTCCCTGAGAGACCAAGGTctgataaaacaaaagaaacaatgcCATCTTATCACTCATGGATTGGGGATTTACAAGAACAGCCATCAGCTTTAACAAGTACAAACAACCAGAAACCCTTGTTTTGTGGTCATTCTGCGCATGACTCTCTCCCGAAACTACGACTGGACAAGTTTGATGGTGATCCTTTACACttgtctgattggtcatcaATTGTTCATGATGCTAATGTTTCCCTTAATGGAAAAATGCAACATCTTCAGAATTCTGTCACTGGAAGAGCTAAGTCTGCGATTGAAGGATATGGTTACGGTGGGGGCTCTTACTATGAAGCACTGAAGGAACTGGAATCCAGATTTGGCAAACCCTCTCTTGTTGTGAAAGTCACATTGGACAGACTCCGGAAGACAGCTCGTGTACAAAATGACAAACCTCAAGAAGTTAGGAACTTGTCTGATGTTGTGTCGACTACTGTGTGGACTTTAAAGAAGTTTGGATATAAAAGTGACCTGAAAGCGGAAAGAAACATTTCGCTCGCTGTTGAGAAGCTGTCTCAAGAGCTGAAAATCAAATGGAAAGACAACACCAAAGCTACCAATTTGGAAAGGCCTAGTCTTGTTCACTTCAGTTGGTGGTTAAAGGGTCAGGCCGATATTTATGATGATTGCTATCCAAAGGTGTCGGGCAGGTTTTCATCTCAACCTCCCAAGAATAAAACTCGGTTTGGTGGGTCTAGGGGAATGATAGATAGACAAAACACTTTCTTGAGTAACTTTGTATCTCGTCCCAAGCCAACAAATTCCTCTTGCGTCATGGGAGATGGGCAGGGACACCAGTTATCTTCTTGCCCCAAGTTTAAGGCCCTAAGTGTACAAGAACGCATTGATGAAGTACGAAAACATGGGTTGTGCTTCTCTTGCCCCAGTCCCCAACATTGGCTAAGCAATTGTTCAAATCAGAAACAGTGTGGCGTAAATGGGTGTTCACGATCACACAATGCGTTGTTGCATAAATTAAGGAATGTTGCTTCAATAGAGAATAGTGACATAGTATCAGCCACTAACCCAGTGGTTCAAACAGCTGTCGGTTCATGTACTGAGCATTCTAAATCATCCCATAGAAGTAGTCACACCTCTGTATTGTTACAAGTGGTACCAGTAACCCTCTATGGTCCAAAGGGATACTTTAACGCTCACGCAATGTTGGACACAGGAAGTACTTGTAACTTGCTGCTAGCAGATGTTGCTGAAAAGCTTGGCTTGGATGGTCCATTCGAAAGTGTGCTCTTAAATGGAATTCAGAAAACCTCTGAGCTCTTGACAAAACGTATTAATATGCAAGTCGGTCCAGTAAATGACTTTGATACCCAATATGATGTGAATGGAGTTCTTCTGGTTAATCACCTGAACGTGCCAGAGGAGAAAGTGAAACTCCAGGAGCTACAAGGAAAGTGGCCACACCTCTCAGATTTGGAGCTGCCTGATGTGGCATGGACTCGAGTCACTTTACTTCCTGGAAGTGATGTCGCAGAACTCATTGTTCCCCTGGAAATACGGCGTGGTCCGAAGGATTCCCCTGTTGGTGTGCATACTAGGATTGGTTGGACTGTTACTGGTCGTGTACCTGGTTATGTTCAAAGGCAAGAGTCTGTGTGTAAAGTTCATGTGGCAACTCCTGACGAGGAGCTCAATGAAAACC CTCGGCGGCTTGAATTTCTCGAGAAGAGACTTAGTCGTGATCCTGAGTTGGCTACAAACTACAAGAAAACTATTGACATGGACCTGGAAAAAGGATACATCAAAAGGCTAACTAAAGAGGAGGCGGGTGCCCTTGTCACACGCAAATGGTACCCTCCTCATCACCCTGTCGTCAACCCTAAGAAACCTGGTAAGGTTCGACAAGTATGTGATGCTGCTGCAAAGTTTCAAGGCTCATCATTGAACAGCCATCTTCTAAGCGGCCCAGATTTGCTAAACAACCTTGTTGGAATCTTCATGCTATTTCGAGAGGAAAACGGTAGCACTTTCAGGAGACATTGA